In the Brassica napus cultivar Da-Ae chromosome A7, Da-Ae, whole genome shotgun sequence genome, one interval contains:
- the LOC106357863 gene encoding 30S ribosomal protein S1-like, with the protein MAVFGGANLGSVSFSSHLLNQHSCFLSCPLKLLPSSSSSSSSNRTSLLCVVKSFSGSVTAGTDTSSDQSLLRDTSTDAGPPRMSTDWKLAKAYCKSGDTFEGEVEGFNGGGLLIRFHSLVGFLPYPQLTPSRSCKEPQKSIHEIAKTLVGSTLPVKVVQADEENKKLILSEKLALWPKYSQNVNVGDVFTGRVGSVEDYGAFIHLRFDDGLYHLTGLVHVSEVSWDYVQDVRDVLRDGDEVRVIVTNIDKEKSRITLSIKQLEDDPLLETLDKVILKDSSSGSPSLSSNNGDTIEPLPGLETILEELLQEEGIEAVKINRQGFEKRVVSQDLQLWLSNTPPSEGKFVLLARAGRQVQEIHLTTSLDQQGIKKALQRVLERVP; encoded by the exons ATGGCGGTTTTCGGTGGAGCTAATCTTGGCTCAGTTTCCTTCTCCTCTCATCTGCTCAACCAACACTCTTGTTTTCTCTCTTGCCCTCTTAAACTcctcccttcttcttcttcttcttcttcttcaaatagAACTTCTCTCCTCTGCGTCGTCAAGTCCTTTTCAGGCTCCGTAACCGCCGGTACAGATACGAGTTCCGATCAATCCCTTCTCCGGGATACCTCCACCGACGCCGGACCCCCTCGG ATGTCTACGGATTGGAAGCTGGCGAAAGCTTATTGCAAGAGTGGTGACACGTTCGAAGGTGAAGTCGAAGGCTTTAATGGTGGAGGCTTGCTTATTCGTTTTCATTCTCTTGTTGGTTTTCTTCCTTATCCCCAGTTAACCCCTTCTCGTTCTTGTAAAG AGCCTCAGAAAAGCATTCATGAGATTGCTAAGACTTTGGTCGGTTCAACACTTCCTGTTAAG gttGTTCAAGCTGATGAGGAGAACAAAAAGTTGATCTTATCTGAGAAGTTAGCACTATGGCCAAAGTATTCACAAAACGTTAACGTTGGGGATGTATTTACCGGAAGAGTAGGTTCTGTTGAGGACTATGGTGCATTCATCCACTTGCGCTTCGATGATG GTCTTTATCATCTAACTGGACTAGTTCATGTCTCTGAGGTCTCGTGGGATTACGTTCAAGATGTTAGAGATGTGTTACGCGATGGTGATGAGGTTCGGGTTATTGTCACAAATATCGACAA AGAGAAATCAAGGATTACATTATCTATCAAACAACTGGAAGATGATCCTCTTCTTGAGACATTGGACAAAGTGATTTTGAAG GACAGCTCTAGTGGATCTCCTTCGCTAAGCTCGAACAATGGGgatacaattgaacctcttccAGGTCTAGAAACTATACTTGAAGAGCTATTGCAAGAAGAAGG AATAGAAGCTGTGAAAATCAACCGGCAAGGATTTGAGAAAAGAGTGGTTTCACAAGACTTACAACTTTGGCTCTCAAAT ACGCCACCTTCTGAAGGAAAGTTTGTTCTTCTTGCACGTGCTGGAAGACAG GTACAAGAGATACACTTGACAACGTCTCTGGATCAACAAGGAATCAAGAAAGCGTTACAGCGAGTACTAGAACGCGTCCCCTAA
- the LOC106357864 gene encoding transcription factor bHLH77: MENQREESIKYVALGQSDDPFGNEGTIGDLLVGRFCNPQEPISPYPPGILRFPPYPGQFGSQDSNKSSLLDPDLDRVQTAKPNSRKRKLIPSASASASGGNGKDSPASSSLTASNSKVSGEIVGSKRSKQDEAGSSNKDDAKPPEPPKDYIHVRARRGQATDSHSLAERARREKISERMTLLQDLVPGCNRITGKAVMLDEIINYVQSLQRQVEFLSMKLATINPRMEFNPSAALSTEMVQPGEALTQSLYSMACSEQRLPSAYYSLAKNMPRFSDAQFPSTDAFVQAETQGFWENDLQSIVQMGFGDVQQQSNNNSCSEPTLQMKLEP; the protein is encoded by the exons ATGGAGAATCAAAGGGAAGAAAGCATAAAGTATGTAGCTTTGGGACAGAGCGATGATCCCTTTGGCAACGAAGGAACCATTGGCGATCTCCTCGTCGGCAGATTCTGTAACCCTCAAGAGCCCATCTCACCGTATCCCCCTGGGATCCTCCGATTCCCTCCTTATCCGGGTCAATTCGGGTCGCAAGACAGCAACAAGAGCTCGCTGTTGGATCCAGATTTAGATCGAGTTCAGACAGCCAAGCCAAACTCCAGGAAGAGAAAGTTGATCCcttctgcttctgcttctgcttctgGAGGTAATGGCAAGGACTCTCCAGCTTCTTCCTCTCTTACCGCTTCCAATTCTAAG GTGTCAGGAGAGATTGTTGGATCCAAGAGAAGCAAGCAGGATGAAGCTGGAAGCAGTAACAAGGATGATGCAAAGCCTCCTGAGCCACCCAAAGATTACATTCATGTTCGAGCTCGAAGGGGTCAGGCAACTGATAGCCACAGCCTCGCTGAAAGA GCAAGAAGAGAGAAGATCAGCGAGAGGATGACTTTGCTTCAGGATCTGGTTCCTGGTTGCAACCGTATAACTGGGAAAGCCGTTATGCTTGACGAAATCATTAACTACGTGCAGTCCTTGCAGAGACAAGTTGAG TTCTTGTCTATGAAGCTGGCTACTATAAATCCAAGGATGGAGTTTAACCCTAGTGCTGCTTTATCCACAGAG ATGGTTCAACCGGGAGAGGCATTAACGCAGTCTCTATACTCAATGGCTTGCTCAGAGCAAAGACTTCCATCAGCATACTATTCTCTTGCCAAGAACATGCCTAGATTCTCAGACGCTCAATTCCCCTCCACCGATGCATTTGTTCAAGCTGAG ACACAGGGATTCTGGGAAAATGATCTTCAAAGCATTGTTCAGATGGGTTTTGGAGATGTTCAGCAACAGAGCAACAACAACAGCT gttctGAGCCAACACTACAGATGAAGCttgagccatga